A stretch of Mobula birostris isolate sMobBir1 chromosome 2, sMobBir1.hap1, whole genome shotgun sequence DNA encodes these proteins:
- the cnr1 gene encoding cannabinoid receptor 1 isoform X2 gives MKSLLEALSDTTFRTITTDLLGNPHLEKMTSGEELLSSANLHDSMNASNFLYNQSIMNDTIKCGENFMDMECFMILTPSQQMAIAVLALTLGTFTVLENVLILFVIIRSRTLRYKPSYHFIGSLAVADLLGSVIFVYSFVDFHVFQTKDSPSVFLFKLGGVTASFTASVGSLFLTAIDRYISIHKPLAYKRIVTRPKAVVAFTVMWTISIIIAVLPLLGWNCKKLKSVCSDIFPLIDENYLMFWIGITSVLLIFIIYAYVYILWKAHAHAVRMIQRGTQKSIIVQVAEGTRVQTVRLDQTRMDIRLAKTLVLILVVLIICWGPLLAIMVYDVFGKMNKLVKTIFAFCSMLCLLNSTVNPIIYALRSKDLRHAFRSMFCSCKAASAQPLENSLESDCQQKQANYPGTMQAAARNCIKSTVKVAQVAISVSTETSAEAV, from the exons ATGAAATCTCTACTAGAAGCCCTTTCAGACACAACTTTCAGGACAATTACGACAGACCTCCT AGGCAACCCCCACCTAGAAAAAATGACATCAGGGGAAGAACTTTTATCCAGTGCCAACCTCCATGATTCAATGAATGCTAGTAATTTCCTGTACAACCAATCAATTATGAATGATACAATAAAGTGTGGAGAAAACTTCATGGACATGGAATGCTTTATGATTCTGACCCCCAGTCAACAGATGGCTATTGCTGTATTGGCATTGACCTTGGGGACTTTCACAGTTCTAGAGAATGTATTGATTCTGTTTGTTATTATCCGATCTCGCACTCTCAGATACAAACCATCTTATCATTTTATTGGCAGCCTGGCTGTTGCTGACCTTTTGGGCAGTGTGATTTTTGTATATAGTTTTGTAGATTTCCACGTGTTTCAAACAAAAGACAGCCCAAGTGTCTTCCTATTCAAACTAGGTGGCGTCACAGCTTCTTTCACTGCTTCAGTGGGTAGCCTCTTCCTGACTGCCATAGACCGATACATCTCCATACACAAGCCTCTTGCCTATAAGAGGATTGTCACGCGGCCAAAGGCAGTTGTTGCTTTCACTGTCATGTGGACCATATCTATAATAATTGCTGTCCTCCCTCTGTTGGGCTGGAACTGTAAAAAACTGAAATCTGTCTGCTCCGATATCTTTCCACTCATTGACGAGAATTACTTAATGTTCTGGATTGGTATTACTAGCGTTTTGTTGATTTTTATCATTTATGCCTATGTCTATATACTGTGGAAGGCTCATGCCCATGCTGTCCGCATGATTCAACGTGGCACCCAGAAAAGCATAATTGTCCAGGTGGCCGAAGGCACCAGGGTGCAGACTGTTCGACTTGATCAAACGCGCATGGACATCCGACTGGCCAAGACACTTGTCCTCATCCTTGTCGTTCTCATCATCTGCTGGGGTCCTCTCCTCGCCATCATGGTGTACGATGTCTTTGGGAAAATGAACAAACTGGTAAAGACAATATTTGCCTTCTGCAGTATGCTGTGTTTGCTCAATTCAACAGTCAATCCTATTATTTATGCTCTGAGGAGCAAAGATCTGAGGCATGCTTTCCGTAGCATGTTCTGCTCCTGTAAGGCAGCTTCAGCCCAGCCATTGGAAAACAGCCTCGAATCAGACTGCCAGCAGAAGCAGGCGAACTATCCTGGCACCATGCAAGCGGCAGCCAGGAACTGCATCAAAAGCACTGTGAAAGTAGCTCAAGTGGCCATCTCAGTCTCCACGGAGACATCAGCTGAGGCTGTGTGA
- the cnr1 gene encoding cannabinoid receptor 1 isoform X1, with product MKSLLEALSDTTFRTITTDLLYIASNEVQYDDSKLDLNMTKVGYVTQNRHPSLGKGNPHLEKMTSGEELLSSANLHDSMNASNFLYNQSIMNDTIKCGENFMDMECFMILTPSQQMAIAVLALTLGTFTVLENVLILFVIIRSRTLRYKPSYHFIGSLAVADLLGSVIFVYSFVDFHVFQTKDSPSVFLFKLGGVTASFTASVGSLFLTAIDRYISIHKPLAYKRIVTRPKAVVAFTVMWTISIIIAVLPLLGWNCKKLKSVCSDIFPLIDENYLMFWIGITSVLLIFIIYAYVYILWKAHAHAVRMIQRGTQKSIIVQVAEGTRVQTVRLDQTRMDIRLAKTLVLILVVLIICWGPLLAIMVYDVFGKMNKLVKTIFAFCSMLCLLNSTVNPIIYALRSKDLRHAFRSMFCSCKAASAQPLENSLESDCQQKQANYPGTMQAAARNCIKSTVKVAQVAISVSTETSAEAV from the coding sequence ATGAAATCTCTACTAGAAGCCCTTTCAGACACAACTTTCAGGACAATTACGACAGACCTCCTTTATATTGCATCTAATGAAGTTCAATACGATGACAGTAAGTTGGACCTCAACATGACAAAAGTTGGTTATGTCACACAGAATCGGCACCCCTCCCTTGGAAAAGGCAACCCCCACCTAGAAAAAATGACATCAGGGGAAGAACTTTTATCCAGTGCCAACCTCCATGATTCAATGAATGCTAGTAATTTCCTGTACAACCAATCAATTATGAATGATACAATAAAGTGTGGAGAAAACTTCATGGACATGGAATGCTTTATGATTCTGACCCCCAGTCAACAGATGGCTATTGCTGTATTGGCATTGACCTTGGGGACTTTCACAGTTCTAGAGAATGTATTGATTCTGTTTGTTATTATCCGATCTCGCACTCTCAGATACAAACCATCTTATCATTTTATTGGCAGCCTGGCTGTTGCTGACCTTTTGGGCAGTGTGATTTTTGTATATAGTTTTGTAGATTTCCACGTGTTTCAAACAAAAGACAGCCCAAGTGTCTTCCTATTCAAACTAGGTGGCGTCACAGCTTCTTTCACTGCTTCAGTGGGTAGCCTCTTCCTGACTGCCATAGACCGATACATCTCCATACACAAGCCTCTTGCCTATAAGAGGATTGTCACGCGGCCAAAGGCAGTTGTTGCTTTCACTGTCATGTGGACCATATCTATAATAATTGCTGTCCTCCCTCTGTTGGGCTGGAACTGTAAAAAACTGAAATCTGTCTGCTCCGATATCTTTCCACTCATTGACGAGAATTACTTAATGTTCTGGATTGGTATTACTAGCGTTTTGTTGATTTTTATCATTTATGCCTATGTCTATATACTGTGGAAGGCTCATGCCCATGCTGTCCGCATGATTCAACGTGGCACCCAGAAAAGCATAATTGTCCAGGTGGCCGAAGGCACCAGGGTGCAGACTGTTCGACTTGATCAAACGCGCATGGACATCCGACTGGCCAAGACACTTGTCCTCATCCTTGTCGTTCTCATCATCTGCTGGGGTCCTCTCCTCGCCATCATGGTGTACGATGTCTTTGGGAAAATGAACAAACTGGTAAAGACAATATTTGCCTTCTGCAGTATGCTGTGTTTGCTCAATTCAACAGTCAATCCTATTATTTATGCTCTGAGGAGCAAAGATCTGAGGCATGCTTTCCGTAGCATGTTCTGCTCCTGTAAGGCAGCTTCAGCCCAGCCATTGGAAAACAGCCTCGAATCAGACTGCCAGCAGAAGCAGGCGAACTATCCTGGCACCATGCAAGCGGCAGCCAGGAACTGCATCAAAAGCACTGTGAAAGTAGCTCAAGTGGCCATCTCAGTCTCCACGGAGACATCAGCTGAGGCTGTGTGA